One segment of Chloroflexota bacterium DNA contains the following:
- a CDS encoding HEAT repeat domain-containing protein, whose product MKVETGRPVATASHLVDRLYDDDGMVRAKARETIIKLGKPLTPRLIALLSEPGDQVRWEAAKALAEIADPAAAPALVGALVDRSFGVRWLAATGLIVLGRDGLIPLLRALMADSSSVILRHSAHRVIFDLVGREQLVPILAPVLEALESAEPAVSVPLAAHTALEQLLALK is encoded by the coding sequence ATGAAAGTCGAAACTGGTAGGCCGGTTGCGACGGCGAGCCACCTGGTGGATCGCCTGTACGATGATGATGGCATGGTCCGGGCGAAGGCGCGCGAGACGATCATCAAGTTGGGGAAGCCGCTGACGCCGCGCCTCATTGCGCTGCTTTCCGAGCCGGGCGACCAGGTGCGCTGGGAGGCCGCCAAGGCGCTGGCCGAGATCGCCGACCCGGCCGCGGCGCCCGCGCTGGTCGGCGCGCTCGTCGATCGCTCGTTCGGCGTGCGCTGGCTGGCGGCGACCGGGCTGATTGTGCTTGGCCGTGACGGGTTGATTCCGTTGCTGCGCGCTCTGATGGCCGACTCCAGCTCGGTCATTCTCCGGCACAGCGCGCACCGGGTGATATTCGATCTGGTCGGGCGCGAGCAACTGGTGCCGATTCTGGCGCCGGTACTGGAGGCGCTGGAGTCGGCGGAGCCGGCGGTGAGCGTGCCGCTGGCAGCCCACACGGCGCTGGAACAGTTGCTGGCGCTTAAGTAG
- a CDS encoding M1 family metallopeptidase → MQAVPHAPHVASYQMDVALDPAARTVAGTERITYTNPSGDTLDEVWLRLYLRAFNSPDTVWMRESKGDSRGFAFNAGAPGNITVSRLALDGVDLLATASITDTLMRVPLPRSLAPGASLSLDVAWTSQLPRVFARTGYGGRDNTFFMVGQWYPKLAVYDRGRWDTEPWHANSEFFNDFGRYDVQITLPRAYVVAGVGEPVGNADDAGNGLQRVRFTATDVTDFAFAASPDFQVHTQQTPTSDVWLYLLPEHASYRDEYLGAASGSLQAYSQWYGAYPHSRISVVDVPDDAGGAGGMEYPTLITGGTVGAPGGLGLIAYVVAHEMGHQWWPMQTATNEGREPWLDEGLTEYISLRYMLNARARLGGALGISPLLLDSLQARGGDGEPINRPAWEYATIAYGGAVYSKSALGFLTLERTVGSNAMQRALADYLNAYRWKHPNGADFRASLEAALNGADLRWFFDEYARGGDIDYAVGEIADTPSESAVAVRRTGTVHAPVDVQLTLASGRIQAQAWDGRGDDTRLAVPATDPIVRVEIDPQKKLAAETDVLNNAVSRRIELDAATALAGRLMVWFQLLSQWMGLFG, encoded by the coding sequence ATGCAGGCTGTTCCACATGCGCCGCACGTGGCGTCGTATCAAATGGATGTTGCGCTCGACCCCGCTGCGCGGACGGTGGCCGGCACCGAGCGGATCACCTATACCAATCCATCGGGCGACACGCTCGACGAGGTGTGGCTGCGGCTGTACCTGCGCGCCTTCAACAGTCCCGACACCGTCTGGATGCGCGAATCGAAGGGCGATAGCCGGGGCTTTGCGTTCAATGCCGGTGCGCCGGGCAACATCACGGTCTCGCGCCTGGCGCTCGACGGGGTCGATCTGTTGGCGACGGCGAGCATAACCGATACGTTGATGCGCGTGCCGCTGCCCCGATCGCTGGCCCCCGGCGCCAGCCTGTCGCTCGACGTGGCCTGGACGAGCCAACTGCCGCGCGTGTTCGCGCGCACGGGCTACGGCGGCCGCGACAACACCTTCTTCATGGTCGGGCAGTGGTACCCGAAGCTGGCCGTCTACGATCGCGGACGGTGGGATACCGAGCCGTGGCACGCCAACAGCGAGTTCTTCAACGACTTCGGCCGCTACGATGTCCAAATCACGCTGCCGCGCGCGTATGTGGTGGCCGGCGTCGGCGAACCGGTCGGCAACGCGGACGATGCAGGGAACGGCCTGCAGCGCGTGCGCTTCACGGCCACCGACGTGACCGATTTCGCGTTTGCCGCGTCGCCGGATTTTCAAGTCCACACGCAGCAGACCCCCACGTCTGATGTGTGGCTCTACCTGTTACCGGAGCATGCGTCGTATCGCGACGAGTATCTCGGCGCAGCCAGCGGGTCATTACAGGCGTACAGCCAATGGTATGGAGCGTACCCGCACAGCCGCATCTCGGTCGTGGACGTGCCCGATGATGCGGGCGGCGCGGGCGGCATGGAGTATCCCACGCTGATCACCGGCGGCACCGTTGGCGCGCCCGGCGGCCTCGGGCTGATCGCGTACGTGGTGGCACACGAAATGGGCCACCAGTGGTGGCCGATGCAGACCGCCACCAACGAAGGGCGCGAGCCGTGGCTGGACGAAGGACTGACGGAATACATCAGCCTGCGCTACATGCTGAATGCGCGTGCGCGGCTGGGCGGGGCGCTCGGCATCAGTCCGTTGTTGCTTGACAGCTTGCAAGCGCGCGGCGGGGACGGTGAGCCGATCAATCGACCGGCATGGGAGTACGCGACCATCGCGTATGGCGGCGCGGTATACAGCAAGTCCGCACTCGGCTTCTTGACGCTTGAGCGCACGGTGGGAAGCAACGCGATGCAGCGCGCGCTGGCGGACTACCTGAACGCGTACCGCTGGAAACATCCGAACGGCGCTGATTTCCGTGCCAGCCTCGAAGCGGCGCTGAATGGCGCCGATCTGCGCTGGTTCTTCGACGAGTACGCGCGCGGCGGAGATATCGACTATGCCGTTGGCGAGATCGCAGATACGCCATCCGAAAGCGCCGTAGCGGTCCGGCGCACGGGAACTGTGCATGCACCCGTTGACGTGCAGCTCACGCTGGCCAGCGGCCGGATCCAGGCGCAGGCGTGGGACGGCCGGGGCGACGATACGCGCCTCGCGGTGCCCGCGACCGATCCGATCGTCCGCGTGGAGATCGACCCGCAGAAGAAGCTGGCGGCCGAAACAGACGTCTTGAACAACGCTGTGAGCCGGCGCATCGAACTCGACGCCGCCACAGCGCTCGCCGGCCGCCTGATGGTGTGGTTCCAACTGCTATCGCAGTGGATGGGGCTTTTCGGATGA
- a CDS encoding LCP family protein, producing MMKRSCLFWVSVFLTFSIGCLLLSIAILMLLPAEWLPQFGANADDEGDAPLPVVITTDPVIAVSPVFTPAAESVGTPLPTPTELPAPTPIPAPTVTQAQVNFVADIMKPLAAEAARRRRAAQDANPAGFATRIDAPFNANRLNFLVTGYGVTYEPPYPPTYKGHVTLYSLDLNTLQISTVTLNHDIRAPEVERYMMRDGKKVGPSKLDRAHLAGGFPLARTTVEDATGLNVDFQLVFQDLVVKNIVDEVFGGLLVDVPYVFDAAPIVFADKQYPALRYAQGKQKLNGLQTLQFIKAINAQLGKTKYDPRKEPAVRKQIVVTAVLDNIKRETTNPVFWARLANFLRRTLDNKEVEYDFDAASLLFQTINQYVARGAQGEKIPLTITRSLFVVDQAIGDGGVQWVGTSANPIMVRDIKNGVYPELSISVPTGKADPYAPDLAANYWTSVRQLVKKRISP from the coding sequence ATGATGAAACGCAGTTGCCTCTTCTGGGTCAGTGTGTTCCTGACGTTCTCGATCGGCTGCTTGCTGTTGAGCATCGCCATTCTGATGCTGTTACCCGCAGAGTGGTTGCCGCAGTTCGGCGCGAACGCGGACGACGAAGGCGATGCGCCGCTCCCGGTGGTCATCACCACCGATCCCGTGATCGCCGTCTCCCCAGTGTTCACGCCCGCGGCCGAGTCGGTTGGCACGCCGTTGCCCACGCCGACCGAGCTTCCCGCACCCACGCCAATTCCCGCGCCCACGGTTACACAGGCACAGGTCAACTTCGTTGCCGACATCATGAAGCCGCTGGCCGCGGAAGCGGCCCGGCGACGGCGCGCGGCGCAAGATGCCAACCCGGCCGGCTTCGCAACGCGCATCGACGCCCCGTTCAACGCCAACCGACTCAACTTCCTGGTGACCGGCTATGGCGTAACGTACGAGCCGCCCTACCCGCCAACCTACAAGGGCCATGTCACGCTTTATTCGCTCGATCTGAACACGCTGCAGATCAGCACCGTAACACTGAACCACGACATCCGCGCGCCCGAAGTCGAGCGCTACATGATGCGCGACGGCAAGAAAGTCGGCCCGTCCAAGCTCGACCGCGCCCACCTGGCCGGCGGCTTCCCGCTCGCGCGGACCACGGTGGAAGACGCCACCGGGCTCAATGTCGATTTCCAACTGGTCTTCCAGGATTTGGTCGTCAAGAATATCGTTGACGAGGTGTTCGGCGGGCTGCTCGTCGACGTGCCATACGTGTTCGACGCGGCGCCGATCGTGTTTGCCGACAAGCAATACCCCGCGCTGCGCTACGCGCAAGGCAAGCAGAAACTGAACGGTTTGCAGACGCTGCAATTCATCAAGGCGATCAACGCCCAGCTCGGCAAGACCAAGTACGATCCGCGCAAAGAGCCGGCTGTGCGCAAGCAAATCGTCGTTACGGCGGTACTCGACAACATAAAACGCGAGACGACCAACCCCGTGTTCTGGGCCAGGTTGGCGAACTTCCTGCGCCGTACGCTGGATAACAAGGAAGTTGAATACGATTTCGATGCTGCGTCGCTGCTGTTCCAGACCATCAACCAGTATGTCGCGCGCGGCGCGCAGGGCGAGAAGATACCGCTCACCATCACACGCTCGCTGTTCGTGGTCGATCAGGCGATCGGCGATGGCGGCGTGCAGTGGGTCGGCACCAGCGCCAATCCGATCATGGTGCGCGATATCAAGAACGGCGTCTACCCGGAACTTTCGATCTCCGTGCCGACTGGCAAGGCCGACCCGTATGCGCCCGATCTCGCCGCCAACTACTGGACATCGGTCCGCCAGCTCGTGAAGAAACGCATCTCGCCCTGA
- a CDS encoding PIG-L family deacetylase, translating to MDYLFVSPHFDDVALSCGGWVSHLARTGRRAAVLTVCAGRPGNAPLSAFARVQHRQWGEPRDPIAARLREDGKAVRLLGAEPVYLDVPDAIYRRKANGRPLVNSGRTLFGRGYAPEATLIAHIARQIKSHTHGKRSSIIVAPLGAGRHVDHLLTRDAVRSVLAAGYMVLWYEDFPYAEARGAVTRARHALGRAGWIAAAHPIDVRRKIRAVAAYASQMHSTFRGPADMARRVEAYARRTAGGDDYAERIWAIGGTVLE from the coding sequence ATGGACTATCTGTTCGTATCGCCGCACTTCGATGACGTCGCCCTTTCGTGCGGCGGCTGGGTCAGCCATCTGGCGCGCACCGGGCGCCGCGCGGCTGTGCTGACCGTCTGCGCCGGCCGACCGGGCAACGCTCCCCTCTCCGCGTTCGCTCGCGTACAGCATCGCCAGTGGGGCGAGCCACGCGATCCGATTGCGGCACGCCTGCGCGAAGACGGCAAAGCGGTACGACTGCTTGGCGCGGAGCCAGTCTATCTCGACGTGCCCGATGCCATCTATCGGCGCAAAGCGAACGGGCGGCCGCTTGTAAACTCCGGACGTACGCTGTTCGGACGCGGCTATGCACCGGAAGCTACTCTGATCGCACACATCGCGCGGCAGATCAAATCGCACACACATGGCAAGCGCAGCAGTATCATCGTCGCGCCGCTCGGTGCCGGGCGACATGTTGACCACCTGCTCACGCGCGACGCCGTCCGTTCGGTTCTGGCGGCTGGTTACATGGTGCTCTGGTACGAGGATTTCCCCTATGCGGAAGCGCGCGGCGCCGTCACCCGCGCCCGGCACGCGCTAGGCCGTGCCGGCTGGATCGCCGCCGCGCACCCAATCGACGTGCGGCGCAAGATCCGCGCCGTGGCCGCCTACGCCTCGCAGATGCATTCCACCTTTCGCGGCCCGGCCGATATGGCGCGGCGCGTCGAAGCCTACGCACGCCGCACGGCCGGCGGCGACGACTACGCCGAGCGTATTTGGGCCATCGGCGGGACTGTGCTAGAATAA
- a CDS encoding carboxymuconolactone decarboxylase family protein, with translation MNLDNRIQALIAVGASITANCQQCLQATVNMALESGAKPQEIAEAVEIGRRVRKGAGAKMDKFALRQNYTALSTASETDGECGCGS, from the coding sequence ATGAACCTCGATAATCGGATTCAAGCATTGATAGCCGTCGGAGCATCAATCACCGCAAATTGCCAGCAGTGTCTGCAAGCCACCGTGAACATGGCGTTGGAAAGCGGGGCCAAACCGCAGGAGATCGCGGAAGCAGTTGAAATCGGAAGACGGGTAAGGAAGGGCGCAGGAGCCAAAATGGACAAGTTCGCCTTACGCCAAAACTACACCGCCCTCTCCACGGCTAGCGAAACAGATGGCGAGTGTGGGTGCGGGTCCTAA
- a CDS encoding MFS transporter, producing MISTIKRSIVGVRAFAVVWFGQVISFIGSGMTSFALGVWVYQTTGSITQFALTSLFIILPRVALGPLVGALVDRWDRRNVMIISDAGGGLSTLSIALLILAGRLEIWHIYLAIFICGIFDTLRWPAMTAATTQLVPKEQFGRASGLLQIVSAGTLLVSPLVAGVLIGTIGLQGVILADFMTFLIAILTLLLVRIPRPETTAEGQAGKGSLLHESAYGWTYITARPGLLALLVFLSIANFLMELDAVLFTPMILSFASTATLGMALSLGGIGYLVGSIVMSAWGGTKRRIHTVMVSMLLVGLFMALIGLRASIPLATASLFLCLVFYPITISANQAIWQSKVAPDVQGRVFAIRQAFFLATPLLAYLITGPLADGVFEPLLRVDGPLAGSLGEIIGVGPGRGAGLLFISAGLFLMLASVIGYLYPRLRLVEDELPDAVAVQAAMAESGMSSPASLSATN from the coding sequence ATGATCTCGACGATCAAGCGCTCCATAGTCGGCGTGCGGGCTTTTGCTGTTGTCTGGTTCGGGCAAGTGATCTCGTTCATAGGCTCGGGCATGACCAGTTTCGCGTTGGGTGTATGGGTCTATCAGACAACAGGTTCCATAACGCAGTTCGCGCTCACTTCGCTGTTCATAATCCTGCCAAGAGTTGCGTTGGGCCCGCTGGTGGGCGCGCTGGTAGACCGCTGGGACCGCCGGAACGTCATGATCATCAGCGACGCGGGGGGCGGTCTCAGTACGCTCTCCATCGCATTGCTGATCCTGGCCGGCCGGTTGGAGATCTGGCACATCTACCTCGCCATCTTCATCTGCGGCATCTTTGACACGCTGCGCTGGCCGGCCATGACGGCGGCAACGACACAACTGGTCCCCAAAGAGCAGTTCGGCCGCGCCAGCGGCCTGCTGCAAATCGTGTCGGCAGGCACACTGCTCGTCTCTCCGCTCGTCGCGGGGGTGCTGATCGGCACGATCGGACTTCAGGGCGTGATCCTCGCAGACTTTATGACTTTTCTCATCGCAATCCTGACGCTCCTGCTCGTCCGCATTCCCAGGCCCGAGACCACCGCCGAGGGACAGGCAGGCAAGGGCTCGCTTCTGCATGAGTCGGCGTATGGCTGGACGTACATTACGGCGCGTCCCGGGCTGCTCGCGCTGCTGGTGTTCCTTTCCATCGCGAATTTCCTGATGGAATTGGACGCGGTGCTATTCACGCCCATGATCCTGTCTTTCGCCTCGACCGCCACGCTCGGAATGGCACTATCGCTTGGTGGCATCGGTTATCTGGTGGGCAGCATCGTCATGAGCGCATGGGGCGGCACCAAGCGCCGCATCCATACCGTGATGGTTTCTATGCTGTTGGTCGGATTGTTCATGGCTCTGATCGGACTGCGCGCCTCTATCCCCCTCGCCACTGCCAGCCTATTCCTATGCCTTGTTTTCTATCCAATCACTATAAGTGCCAACCAGGCGATCTGGCAGAGCAAAGTCGCACCGGATGTGCAGGGTCGGGTTTTTGCGATCCGGCAAGCGTTCTTCCTAGCGACGCCGCTGCTTGCTTATCTCATCACCGGGCCGCTGGCCGATGGAGTTTTCGAGCCCTTGCTGCGGGTGGATGGACCATTGGCTGGAAGCTTAGGAGAGATCATCGGCGTAGGCCCGGGGCGAGGCGCAGGCTTGCTGTTCATCAGCGCAGGTCTATTCCTTATGCTCGCATCGGTGATCGGCTATTTGTATCCGCGCCTGCGGCTGGTCGAGGATGAGCTGCCGGATGCGGTGGCCGTTCAAGCAGCCATGGCGGAATCAGGCATGTCGTCGCCAGCTTCACTGTCGGCGACGAATTAG
- a CDS encoding sigma-70 family RNA polymerase sigma factor, producing MDDSELEFQIIYDTYQPRILRYLLRLVGEHEAEDLTQDVFVKVSRALKTFRGESQLSTWLYRIATNAAFDRLRSPSFRKRLSENSTEIGEAEVDDKDVWTGEKTHSVEQQLVRKEMNECIRDRIERLPENYRPVLVLSELEGLSNKEIAELLGVSLDTVKIRLHRARERLKVELVRHCDSYWIEENEFVPDLKKAIEEFGATH from the coding sequence ATGGACGACAGCGAATTGGAATTTCAGATAATCTACGACACCTATCAGCCGAGAATACTTCGCTATCTATTGCGACTGGTGGGCGAGCACGAGGCAGAAGACCTGACTCAAGATGTTTTCGTAAAGGTCAGTCGAGCGTTGAAGACATTTCGAGGCGAGTCTCAACTGTCGACGTGGTTATATCGAATTGCAACCAATGCCGCATTTGATAGGTTACGCAGTCCGTCTTTCCGGAAAAGGTTATCGGAAAATTCAACTGAGATCGGTGAAGCAGAGGTTGATGATAAAGACGTATGGACCGGGGAAAAGACGCATTCAGTTGAACAACAGCTTGTTCGGAAGGAAATGAACGAGTGCATTCGGGACCGCATTGAAAGGCTTCCGGAGAACTACCGACCGGTTCTGGTGCTTAGTGAGTTGGAGGGGCTAAGCAACAAAGAGATCGCGGAACTTCTGGGAGTCAGCCTGGATACGGTCAAGATCAGATTGCATCGCGCCAGAGAAAGACTCAAGGTAGAACTGGTGCGGCATTGTGATTCATACTGGATTGAGGAAAACGAATTTGTTCCCGATCTGAAGAAGGCCATTGAGGAATTTGGAGCGACACATTAG
- a CDS encoding glycosyltransferase yields MLGGKNTGGMNVYVRELSRELGRRGYAVDVFTRCESQIHPPIVELGPNARVVHICAGPLQHQEKNRLYEYLPEFVREVAEFADMEGCRYDVIHSHYWLSGWVARELQARWRVPVVQMFHTLGAMKDKVARPDESREHPQRIDTEREIMRWADRVVAATELDKRQMVTLYNVPGDPIRIVPCGVDLALFRPTDQAHARQEVGLDAGSSTVLFVGRMEPLKGIDDLLHAIALIQRNGNMPCSRLSLMLIGGSAEDHPDAMTGEMGRLIQMRDALGLQEMVAFLGAQGQDILPLYYAAADVVVMPSHYESFGMVALEAMACGTPVIASDVGGLSYTVVDGVTGFLVPAKDPDSLADAICHVLNDQVFRDTLGQQAARAARSYGWERIADQILAVYDEAESAYRVRDAVSATSTERWHQAQPA; encoded by the coding sequence ATGCTGGGCGGAAAAAACACGGGCGGCATGAACGTCTATGTGCGCGAGTTGTCGCGCGAGTTGGGCCGCCGCGGCTATGCCGTCGACGTATTCACGCGCTGCGAAAGCCAGATCCATCCGCCAATCGTCGAGCTTGGCCCCAACGCGCGGGTCGTGCACATCTGTGCCGGACCGCTTCAGCACCAGGAGAAGAACCGGCTGTACGAGTACCTGCCCGAGTTCGTGCGCGAGGTGGCCGAGTTCGCAGACATGGAAGGCTGCCGCTACGATGTGATTCACAGCCACTACTGGCTGTCCGGCTGGGTGGCGCGCGAGTTGCAGGCGCGCTGGCGCGTGCCGGTCGTGCAGATGTTTCACACATTGGGCGCCATGAAAGACAAGGTGGCGCGCCCGGACGAATCGCGCGAACACCCGCAGCGCATCGACACCGAGCGCGAGATCATGCGCTGGGCCGACCGCGTCGTCGCCGCCACGGAGTTGGACAAGCGCCAGATGGTCACGCTGTACAACGTGCCTGGCGATCCGATCCGCATCGTGCCATGCGGCGTGGATCTGGCCCTCTTCCGGCCCACCGACCAGGCGCATGCCCGGCAGGAAGTCGGGCTCGACGCCGGCTCCAGCACGGTGTTGTTCGTCGGCCGCATGGAGCCGCTCAAGGGCATTGACGATCTGCTGCACGCCATCGCGCTCATTCAGCGCAACGGCAACATGCCGTGCAGCAGACTGTCGCTCATGCTGATCGGCGGCAGCGCCGAAGACCACCCGGACGCCATGACCGGCGAGATGGGGCGGTTGATTCAGATGCGCGATGCGCTCGGGTTACAGGAGATGGTGGCCTTTCTCGGCGCGCAGGGCCAGGATATTCTGCCGTTGTACTATGCCGCCGCCGATGTCGTCGTGATGCCTTCGCACTATGAATCGTTCGGCATGGTGGCGCTCGAGGCGATGGCGTGCGGCACGCCGGTCATCGCGTCAGATGTCGGCGGCCTGTCGTATACCGTCGTGGATGGCGTGACCGGGTTTCTGGTGCCGGCCAAAGACCCCGACTCGTTAGCCGACGCTATTTGCCACGTTCTCAACGATCAGGTCTTCCGCGACACGCTGGGTCAGCAGGCCGCCCGCGCCGCGCGCAGCTACGGTTGGGAGCGTATTGCTGACCAGATACTGGCAGTGTACGACGAAGCGGAATCCGCCTATCGGGTTCGGGATGCAGTCTCAGCGACTTCGACCGAGCGCTGGCATCAGGCACAGCCGGCCTGA
- a CDS encoding glutamate--tRNA ligase: protein MSTVRVRYAPSPTGAPHVGNIRTALFTWLYARHHGGRFIVRIEDTDQAREVENGLQLIMESLRWLGLDWDEGPDIGGPFGPYKQSERLHRYQRWAAWLVERGHAYRCYCSPERLEQMRKEQEARKLPLGYDRRCRFLSEAERAQKAAEGIVPVIRLAVPLEGQTTYYDLLHGDVTVDNKTIDDQVLLKSDGFPTYHLGVVVDDHEMQITHVTRGDDWISSGPKHALLYRFFGWEMPVLAQLPMILGADRKKLSKRHGSTSVVEFRDQGYLPEAMLNFLARLGWSYDDKTEIFSRAELISLFDLDKVHPSAAIFDVEKLNWLNGHYIRTLDTLDLARRIRPFLDAAGIEVDNDLLLRVVPLVQTRIKTLKDPVELAGFFFVDDVHPTRDAMLGKAFAAQPNAARAALEAVRAAVAVVSPFEAAVLETDLRALAERLQIKPGNLFTLIREAVTARTVTPPLFDTLAVLGQARTLARLDAAIRIAG from the coding sequence ATGTCCACGGTTCGCGTTCGCTATGCGCCCAGCCCAACGGGCGCGCCCCACGTCGGCAATATTCGTACCGCGTTGTTCACCTGGCTGTACGCGCGTCATCACGGCGGCCGCTTCATCGTCCGCATTGAGGATACCGACCAGGCGCGCGAGGTCGAAAACGGCCTGCAGCTCATCATGGAGTCGCTGCGCTGGCTCGGGCTCGATTGGGACGAGGGGCCTGACATCGGCGGCCCGTTCGGGCCTTACAAGCAGTCCGAGCGGCTGCACCGCTACCAGCGCTGGGCCGCGTGGCTGGTGGAGCGCGGCCACGCTTATCGCTGTTATTGCAGCCCCGAGCGGCTGGAGCAGATGCGCAAGGAGCAGGAAGCGCGCAAGCTGCCGCTGGGCTACGACCGCCGGTGTCGCTTCCTGTCCGAGGCCGAACGCGCACAAAAAGCGGCCGAAGGTATCGTGCCGGTCATTCGGCTGGCTGTGCCGCTGGAGGGCCAGACCACCTACTACGACCTGCTGCACGGCGACGTGACGGTGGACAATAAGACGATTGACGATCAGGTGTTGCTGAAATCCGATGGCTTCCCGACGTACCACCTTGGCGTGGTCGTCGACGACCATGAGATGCAGATCACGCATGTCACGCGCGGCGATGACTGGATCTCGTCGGGCCCGAAGCACGCCCTGCTGTATCGGTTTTTCGGCTGGGAGATGCCGGTGCTGGCGCAGTTGCCGATGATCCTCGGCGCGGACCGCAAGAAGCTGTCCAAGCGCCACGGCTCGACCTCGGTCGTCGAGTTCCGCGACCAGGGCTATCTGCCGGAAGCGATGCTGAACTTCCTGGCGCGCCTCGGCTGGTCGTATGACGACAAGACCGAGATCTTCTCCCGCGCGGAACTGATCAGCCTGTTCGATCTCGACAAGGTGCACCCGTCGGCCGCAATCTTTGACGTGGAGAAGCTGAACTGGCTGAACGGGCACTATATCCGCACGCTCGACACGCTCGATCTGGCGCGCCGCATCCGCCCGTTCCTGGACGCTGCGGGTATCGAAGTCGACAACGACCTGCTGCTGCGCGTGGTTCCGCTGGTGCAGACGCGCATCAAGACGCTCAAGGACCCGGTCGAGCTGGCCGGCTTCTTCTTCGTCGACGATGTGCACCCAACGCGTGACGCCATGCTCGGCAAGGCGTTTGCCGCTCAACCGAATGCCGCGCGCGCGGCGCTGGAGGCGGTGCGCGCCGCCGTCGCCGTCGTGTCGCCGTTCGAAGCGGCCGTGCTGGAGACCGACTTGCGCGCGCTGGCGGAGCGGCTGCAGATCAAGCCCGGCAACCTGTTCACGCTGATACGCGAAGCGGTCACGGCGCGAACGGTCACGCCGCCGCTGTTCGACACACTGGCCGTGCTGGGCCAGGCCCGCACGCTGGCGCGCCTGGATGCTGCAATTCGGATTGCCGGGTAG